In a single window of the Balaenoptera acutorostrata chromosome 3, mBalAcu1.1, whole genome shotgun sequence genome:
- the RAMAC gene encoding RNA guanine-N7 methyltransferase activating subunit, whose amino-acid sequence MTDTSEAVPNFEEMFASRFTEDDKEYQEYLKRPPESPPIVEEWNSRAGGNQRNRGNRLQDNRQFRGRDSRRGWPSDNRSNQWHGRSWGNNYPQHRPESYYPHQYGHYGYNQRPPYGYY is encoded by the exons ATGACTGACACTTCTGAAGCTGTTCCAAATTTTGAAGAGATGTTTGCCAGTAGATTCACAGAAGATGACAAAGAGTACCAGGAATACCTGAAACGCCCTCCTGAGTCCCCTCCAATTGTTGAGGAATGGAATAGCAGAGCTGGTGGGAACCAAAGAAATAGAGGCAATCG gtTGCAAGATAACAGACAGTTTAGGGGTAGGGATAGCAGACGGGGGTGGCCAAGTGACAATCGATCCAATCAGTGGCATGGACGATCCTGGGGTAACAACTACCCGCAGCACAGACCAGAATCTTACTACCCCCATCAATATGGACACTATGGTTACAACCAACGGCCTCCCTATGGCTACTACTGA